One segment of Niabella beijingensis DNA contains the following:
- a CDS encoding tetratricopeptide repeat-containing sensor histidine kinase — MPSATIADYKKGEAFYNKQNDSAFYYFNKATTSSPDSLIPKAYTYMAIIQSQAGDYFGAQESLLNSMNNLKGLDSIDRLLVSNYNEFGRTNSNLKNYDRAIYYYDQALKYIKDDRTRITALNNKGVNYQKKKQYAQAIAIYQSILEQTKNNKNKYAQVLSNMAYAKWLQDSSYPAAPDLLHALQIRKDEKNDWGLNASYAHLSDYYAHTQPGLALTYAEKMYSVAQQLSSPDDEQEALLKLIPLSPPEAVKKYFTRYQHLNDSLQTTRNNAKNQFALIRFDAEKSKTDNLILQKDNAEKKVQIIRQWIVLFCTILLAAILFFWYRKRKQRLIREQQLKTSQKVHDVVANGLYRVISKIEHDKTGGKEQLLDDMSILYEQSRNISYEPVPENAARSFHESLSELLSSFGSDSTRVLITGNSKELWEHIKSTARKELKHILQELMVNMKKHSRAENVVIKFTRQEKQLTIDYTDDGIGLSPDFRYGNGLRNTETRIMNIGGTIIFNAKTSKGMKIQLTIPIA; from the coding sequence ATGCCATCCGCCACAATCGCAGATTATAAAAAAGGAGAGGCTTTTTATAATAAACAAAACGATTCGGCCTTTTATTACTTCAACAAGGCCACAACCAGTTCCCCGGATAGTTTAATTCCAAAGGCTTATACCTATATGGCGATTATCCAGAGTCAGGCGGGCGATTATTTTGGCGCACAGGAATCTCTTCTGAATTCGATGAATAATCTGAAGGGTCTGGATTCGATTGATCGGCTCCTCGTATCAAACTATAATGAATTTGGCCGCACCAATTCCAACCTGAAAAACTATGATAGAGCCATCTATTACTATGACCAAGCTCTAAAATATATAAAAGATGATAGGACCAGAATTACAGCCTTAAATAATAAGGGTGTTAACTATCAGAAAAAAAAGCAGTACGCGCAGGCTATTGCCATTTATCAATCGATCCTGGAACAAACAAAAAACAACAAAAATAAATATGCTCAGGTTCTATCGAATATGGCCTATGCCAAATGGCTGCAGGACTCCAGCTACCCGGCAGCGCCTGATTTATTGCACGCCTTGCAGATCCGGAAAGATGAAAAGAATGATTGGGGTTTGAATGCCAGCTACGCTCATCTGTCGGATTATTATGCCCATACGCAGCCGGGGTTGGCATTGACTTACGCAGAAAAAATGTATTCCGTTGCACAACAACTCAGCAGTCCCGACGATGAGCAGGAGGCTTTGTTGAAACTAATACCACTCAGTCCTCCTGAAGCCGTAAAAAAATACTTTACCCGCTACCAGCATCTGAACGACAGCTTACAAACGACCCGTAACAACGCAAAGAACCAGTTCGCACTCATCCGTTTTGATGCGGAAAAGAGCAAAACTGATAACCTGATATTGCAAAAGGACAATGCAGAAAAGAAAGTACAGATCATCCGGCAATGGATCGTTCTGTTTTGCACCATACTGCTGGCGGCGATCCTTTTCTTCTGGTACCGGAAGCGAAAACAACGATTGATCCGCGAACAGCAACTAAAAACCTCTCAAAAAGTACATGATGTGGTGGCCAACGGTCTGTACCGGGTAATCTCAAAAATTGAACACGACAAAACCGGCGGAAAAGAACAGTTGCTCGACGATATGAGCATTTTATATGAGCAATCCCGTAATATCTCTTATGAACCGGTGCCGGAGAACGCCGCCCGGTCTTTTCACGAATCCCTAAGTGAACTGCTCTCCTCTTTTGGTTCCGACAGCACCCGGGTATTGATCACGGGTAACTCGAAAGAATTATGGGAGCATATAAAATCTACGGCCCGAAAAGAACTGAAGCACATCCTGCAGGAACTGATGGTGAATATGAAAAAACACAGCCGGGCCGAAAATGTAGTGATCAAATTTACCAGGCAGGAAAAGCAATTAACCATCGATTATACTGATGACGGGATTGGGCTTTCCCCGGATTTCCGGTATGGGAACGGACTCCGGAATACGGAAACCCGTATTATGAATATCGGGGGCACCATTATCTTTAACGCCAAAACATCCAAAGGCATGAAGATCCAATTAACTATTCCAATTGCATAA
- a CDS encoding response regulator — protein sequence MIKKILIAEDYESSNLSIQKTLEELNITNPDYVYYCDDALLRIQKAVEANASYDLLITDLHFEEDHRQQKITSGAALIAAARNIQPDLKILVFSATGKPATIEMLFNKQEIDGYVCKGRNDAKELKSAIREIDRNQRYFPRQQFLQIRQKNAHDFTPADIAIISCLAEGIDQKDIPFYLEQKQLRPSGLSSIEKRIKIMKDAFNFSKTGQLIAFCKEKGIV from the coding sequence ATGATCAAAAAAATACTTATCGCCGAAGACTACGAAAGCTCCAATCTTTCCATACAGAAAACCCTGGAAGAACTGAATATTACCAACCCGGACTATGTGTACTATTGTGACGATGCACTGCTGCGCATTCAAAAGGCCGTTGAGGCCAACGCATCATATGACCTGCTGATCACCGATCTTCATTTTGAGGAAGACCACCGCCAGCAGAAAATAACCAGCGGGGCAGCTCTTATTGCTGCGGCCCGCAATATACAACCCGATCTGAAGATTCTGGTATTTTCCGCAACCGGAAAACCGGCCACCATCGAAATGCTGTTTAATAAACAGGAGATTGACGGCTATGTTTGCAAAGGCCGGAACGACGCCAAAGAACTTAAATCGGCAATCAGGGAGATCGACCGGAATCAGCGTTATTTTCCGAGACAGCAATTCCTGCAGATCCGGCAAAAGAATGCCCATGATTTCACTCCGGCAGATATTGCCATTATCTCCTGCCTGGCGGAAGGGATAGACCAGAAAGATATCCCTTTTTACCTGGAACAAAAACAACTCCGGCCCTCGGGACTCAGCAGTATCGAAAAGCGGATCAAGATCATGAAAGACGCCTTTAACTTCTCCAAAACCGGGCAGCTGATCGCCTTTTGCAAAGAGAAAGGAATTGTATAG
- a CDS encoding DegT/DnrJ/EryC1/StrS family aminotransferase: protein MEKKTSRRRFISSLGLAGAGAVAGVPVLMRSTANATPAILGGSKAMPAIGTSWPIFGQLEETGLMNVVKSGVWGRLADNTRTAAFEKAYAAATGAKNALAVSSGTNALFAMLGALDIGPGDEVILPPYTFIATYNVIVLNYALPVFVDTDIESFQIDARKIEAAITPATKALLPVHIGGSPFDIDAVLQISKKHNIPMLEDACQAHLAEWKGKGVGNWGLGGAFSFQATKNLNSGEGGAIISNDETFYQKCYSFHHQGQSANSAGLGTGSGTRGSNLRISEFQSSILLSQLSRLKQQTETRNANAAYLTQLLSQIPGIIPAKLYPGTTRSAYHLYMFRYDSKAFAGMSREKFVDALAAEGVFASTGYGMINKEDYVTGLAKNPHYLKIYGEKRMQQWLDQTLQTPVNDRLTTEALWFTQTMLLGPRSDMDKIAQAIRKIHNHAKKIA, encoded by the coding sequence ATGGAAAAGAAAACAAGCAGACGCAGGTTTATCAGCAGTCTGGGCCTTGCGGGCGCAGGAGCCGTTGCGGGCGTGCCGGTACTGATGCGGTCCACAGCGAATGCAACACCGGCAATACTCGGCGGCAGCAAGGCCATGCCGGCAATCGGCACCTCCTGGCCGATATTCGGACAACTGGAAGAAACCGGATTGATGAATGTGGTAAAAAGCGGCGTTTGGGGGCGTCTTGCCGATAATACAAGAACTGCTGCTTTTGAAAAAGCTTATGCAGCCGCCACAGGAGCAAAAAACGCGCTTGCGGTTTCCAGCGGAACCAATGCGTTGTTTGCCATGCTGGGTGCGCTGGATATCGGCCCCGGTGACGAAGTCATCCTGCCGCCCTATACGTTTATCGCTACCTACAACGTTATTGTGCTGAACTACGCGCTGCCCGTATTTGTAGACACGGATATCGAATCGTTCCAGATCGACGCCCGTAAGATTGAAGCGGCGATAACACCTGCCACCAAAGCCTTGCTGCCGGTGCATATCGGAGGATCGCCTTTTGATATCGATGCGGTACTACAGATCAGTAAGAAGCATAACATCCCGATGCTGGAAGACGCCTGCCAGGCGCACCTGGCAGAATGGAAAGGCAAGGGGGTGGGAAACTGGGGACTGGGCGGGGCGTTCAGCTTCCAGGCCACGAAGAACCTGAACTCCGGAGAAGGCGGTGCCATTATTTCCAATGACGAAACGTTCTACCAGAAATGCTATAGCTTCCACCACCAGGGACAAAGCGCCAACTCGGCGGGCCTGGGTACCGGAAGCGGTACACGCGGATCCAACCTGCGAATCTCCGAGTTCCAGTCGTCCATACTGCTTTCACAATTGTCCCGGTTAAAACAACAGACCGAAACAAGAAACGCCAACGCAGCTTATCTGACGCAACTGCTCAGCCAGATACCCGGCATTATCCCCGCGAAGCTGTACCCGGGAACCACCCGGAGTGCGTATCACCTGTATATGTTCCGGTACGACAGTAAGGCTTTTGCAGGTATGTCAAGAGAAAAATTTGTGGATGCGCTTGCAGCCGAAGGGGTGTTTGCCTCAACAGGATATGGCATGATCAACAAGGAAGATTATGTGACCGGCCTGGCAAAGAACCCGCATTATTTAAAGATATACGGGGAAAAGCGCATGCAGCAATGGCTGGATCAGACCCTGCAGACACCGGTGAACGACCGGCTGACCACCGAAGCGTTATGGTTTACGCAAACCATGCTGCTGGGTCCCCGGTCCGATATGGACAAGATCGCACAGGCGATCCGCAAGATCCACAACCATGCAAAGAAAATCGCATAG
- a CDS encoding N-acetylglucosamine kinase, producing MTIIADGGATRTSWCRIQVDKEPELFETSGYHPFYIKAAEMTASLRTSLPPAILADREQVKELFFYSAGGGYAAETDAVLINGLSAVFTNAGISIETDLLAAARALLHRQQGMAAILGTGSNSCLYDGKKIIANIESLGFLLGDEGSGAYIGKKVIGDFIRDRMPPQLRNQFETACGLSAVDLLTKVYTEPEANKYCAGFARFLKEHITDAYCSAIVVAAFHDFFTNIVDHYPEATSFSFNALGSVAFHFKEQLQMVAEEHGFQVGAVLPAAIGGLIAFHNETLTEES from the coding sequence ATGACGATAATCGCAGACGGAGGCGCTACCAGAACATCCTGGTGCCGGATACAGGTGGATAAGGAACCGGAACTTTTTGAGACCAGCGGGTATCACCCGTTCTATATCAAAGCAGCGGAAATGACAGCGTCGCTCCGGACATCCCTGCCACCAGCCATACTGGCGGACCGGGAGCAGGTAAAGGAACTGTTTTTTTACAGCGCCGGTGGCGGTTATGCGGCAGAAACCGATGCGGTGCTGATCAATGGATTGTCTGCTGTATTTACCAACGCAGGTATTAGCATCGAGACCGACCTGCTGGCGGCTGCGAGGGCCCTGTTACACCGGCAGCAAGGGATGGCTGCGATCCTGGGCACAGGCAGCAACAGCTGCTTATACGATGGCAAAAAGATCATTGCCAATATTGAATCGCTGGGCTTTTTGCTGGGTGATGAAGGCAGCGGGGCCTATATCGGTAAAAAAGTGATCGGTGATTTTATCCGGGACCGGATGCCACCGCAACTCCGGAACCAGTTTGAAACCGCCTGCGGATTAAGTGCAGTGGACCTGCTGACCAAGGTATATACCGAGCCGGAAGCGAATAAATATTGTGCCGGTTTTGCACGCTTCCTGAAAGAACATATAACAGACGCCTATTGCAGTGCTATTGTTGTAGCGGCGTTCCACGATTTTTTTACGAACATCGTGGACCATTATCCGGAAGCCACATCATTTAGTTTTAATGCACTGGGCTCCGTGGCCTTTCATTTTAAGGAACAGTTACAGATGGTAGCAGAAGAACACGGCTTCCAGGTAGGAGCGGTGTTGCCGGCAGCTATCGGCGGACTGATCGCATTTCACAACGAAACACTGACCGAAGAATCATAA